In bacterium YEK0313, one genomic interval encodes:
- the dmfA2_2 gene encoding N,N-dimethylformamidase beta subunit encodes MLPITGYVDRWSVRPGEEIAFKISVVGGGRYRARMARVLCGDPNPKGPGYREIAVPWALEGEHDGIEQPIALGSWVDVAALDLGPPDGPIALAATVWPTLLAAGRQVVLNWSGAAGALSLGIGPKGAFCRLTGPAGMVEVETGVAPTERAWHDIACLVDPARGLVRLGQAPRKPRLDRDERKTAEATAGGRPGGAGRAAIAAERHDGGVRAHFNGKIERPRILAGTADLAAVLASQGSGKALVGARLVAEWDFALDIPTDTARDIGPGGHDGRCVNLPTRAMTGSRWSGAVHRWTEAPAEWAAIHFHDDDIGDAGWATSLRFVVPDDWKSGVYALHLDKDGARDNIVFHVRAAVPGSQAKVAFLAPTFSYTVYSQYQKAGRQALITERSRAWGALAQAPDGHPEYGVSPYNFHSDGSGVVMSTIRRPLIDKRVNQIHLVDPSPGGSGLYWIAADSYVTDLLSRRNIDFEVITDHDVHAEGVELLSQYQVVLTGQHPEYHTTETLDALAAYFERGGRFVYLGGNGFYWKVVPHADGPWAFELRRAEGGIRLWETLPGESYHAFDGSYGGLWRRLGRPPQALVGIGFSTQGEYLGFPYRFLDGIMDPRVAFMREGMAETALPGTTFGERGLMGGGAAGHELDRADERLGTPPHAIIVARAVVEDPTYQPVNEERRDHTWPGKREDIIRSDLTFMETPNGGAVFSVGSMNFIGALPIDGYDNPVAKLITNIVRRFADPTPFPPPVAAETTD; translated from the coding sequence ATGCTGCCCATCACAGGTTACGTCGACCGCTGGAGCGTTCGCCCCGGCGAGGAGATCGCCTTCAAGATCAGCGTCGTGGGCGGCGGCCGCTACCGGGCGCGCATGGCCCGCGTGCTGTGCGGCGATCCCAACCCGAAGGGGCCGGGCTATCGCGAGATCGCCGTGCCCTGGGCGCTGGAAGGCGAGCATGACGGCATCGAGCAGCCGATCGCGCTCGGATCGTGGGTCGACGTCGCAGCGCTCGATCTCGGCCCGCCGGACGGGCCGATCGCCTTGGCGGCAACGGTCTGGCCGACCCTCCTCGCCGCCGGCCGGCAGGTGGTGCTGAACTGGTCCGGCGCCGCCGGCGCGCTCAGCCTCGGCATCGGCCCGAAAGGCGCCTTCTGCCGGCTCACCGGACCGGCCGGCATGGTGGAGGTGGAGACCGGCGTCGCGCCGACCGAGCGGGCCTGGCACGACATTGCCTGCCTGGTCGATCCCGCGCGCGGTCTCGTAAGGCTCGGCCAGGCGCCTCGCAAGCCGCGCCTCGACCGCGACGAGCGCAAGACCGCCGAGGCGACAGCCGGCGGAAGGCCGGGCGGCGCCGGCCGGGCCGCCATTGCCGCCGAGCGGCACGACGGCGGGGTGCGGGCCCATTTCAACGGCAAGATCGAGCGGCCGCGGATCCTTGCCGGCACGGCCGATCTGGCCGCGGTTCTGGCCTCGCAGGGCTCCGGCAAGGCACTGGTCGGCGCGCGGCTGGTCGCCGAATGGGATTTTGCCCTGGACATTCCGACCGACACCGCCCGCGACATCGGGCCCGGCGGGCATGACGGGCGCTGCGTGAACCTGCCGACCCGCGCCATGACCGGCTCGCGCTGGTCGGGCGCCGTGCACCGCTGGACCGAGGCGCCGGCCGAATGGGCGGCGATCCACTTCCACGACGACGATATCGGCGATGCCGGCTGGGCCACCTCGCTCCGCTTCGTCGTGCCCGACGACTGGAAGAGCGGCGTCTATGCCCTGCATCTCGACAAGGACGGCGCGCGCGACAACATCGTCTTCCACGTGCGCGCCGCCGTGCCGGGTTCGCAGGCGAAGGTCGCGTTCCTCGCGCCGACCTTCAGCTACACCGTCTACAGCCAGTATCAGAAGGCCGGCCGGCAGGCCCTGATCACCGAGCGTTCGCGCGCCTGGGGGGCGCTCGCCCAGGCGCCCGACGGCCATCCCGAATACGGCGTCTCGCCCTACAACTTCCATTCCGACGGCAGCGGCGTCGTCATGTCGACCATCCGCCGGCCGCTGATCGACAAGCGGGTCAACCAGATCCACCTGGTCGATCCGAGCCCCGGCGGCTCGGGGCTCTACTGGATCGCCGCAGACAGCTATGTCACCGATCTCCTGAGCCGGCGCAATATCGACTTCGAGGTGATCACCGACCACGACGTACACGCCGAAGGGGTGGAGCTCCTGTCGCAGTACCAGGTGGTGCTGACCGGTCAGCATCCCGAATATCATACGACCGAGACGCTCGACGCCCTCGCCGCCTATTTCGAACGCGGCGGCCGCTTCGTCTATCTCGGCGGCAACGGCTTCTACTGGAAGGTGGTGCCACATGCCGACGGCCCGTGGGCCTTCGAGCTTCGCCGCGCCGAGGGCGGCATCCGCCTGTGGGAGACGCTGCCAGGCGAAAGCTACCACGCCTTCGACGGATCCTATGGCGGGCTCTGGCGGCGCCTCGGCCGGCCGCCGCAGGCGCTTGTCGGCATCGGCTTCAGCACGCAGGGCGAATATCTCGGCTTTCCCTATCGCTTTCTCGACGGGATCATGGATCCACGCGTCGCCTTCATGCGCGAGGGCATGGCCGAGACGGCGCTGCCCGGCACGACCTTCGGCGAACGCGGCCTGATGGGCGGAGGCGCGGCCGGCCACGAGCTCGACCGTGCCGACGAGCGGCTGGGCACGCCGCCGCACGCCATCATCGTCGCCCGCGCGGTGGTCGAGGATCCGACCTATCAGCCGGTCAACGAGGAGCGGCGCGACCATACCTGGCCGGGCAAGCGCGAGGACATCATCCGCTCCGACCTGACCTTCATGGAGACCCCCAATGGCGGCGCGGTCTTCTCGGTCGGCTCGATGAACTTCATCGGCGCCCTGCCGATCGACGGCTATGACAATCCCGTGGCGAAGCTGATCACCAATATCGTCAGGCGCTTCGCCGACCCGACGCCCTTTCCGCCCCCCGTCGCGGCCGAGACCACGGACTGA
- the lutR_2 gene encoding HTH-type transcriptional regulator LutR produces MLPEPPSAPARSFEIVARKIAAMVQSDYKIGQRLPAERDLARIFGVSRPTIREAILSLAMAGMLKVRSNSGAYVVSRHEAPEVQALEGFGPFENLEARRLVEPQVAAIAAGRASPAKIAELGETLAMMRRDHAEGREADGPDHRFHIVLAEATGNGALVALSDQLWRGQIESRIWREIHVHMRMEDYRPMWFADHQAIYEAVRAGHARKASAAMTRHLDNIREALMAASHARAMAQPAG; encoded by the coding sequence ATGCTGCCTGAACCGCCCTCCGCGCCCGCGCGCAGTTTCGAGATCGTGGCGCGGAAAATTGCCGCCATGGTCCAGTCGGACTATAAAATCGGCCAGAGATTGCCGGCGGAACGCGATCTCGCCCGGATCTTCGGCGTCTCGCGCCCGACCATCCGCGAGGCGATCCTGTCGCTCGCCATGGCAGGTATGCTGAAAGTGCGCAGCAACAGCGGCGCCTATGTCGTCAGCCGCCACGAGGCACCGGAGGTGCAGGCGCTGGAGGGTTTCGGCCCGTTCGAGAATCTGGAGGCGCGGCGGCTGGTCGAGCCGCAGGTCGCGGCGATCGCGGCGGGCCGCGCCTCGCCGGCCAAGATCGCCGAGCTCGGCGAGACCCTCGCCATGATGCGGCGCGACCATGCCGAGGGCCGGGAGGCCGACGGACCGGACCACCGTTTCCACATCGTGCTGGCCGAAGCGACGGGCAACGGCGCTCTGGTCGCCCTGTCGGATCAGCTCTGGCGCGGCCAGATCGAGTCGCGCATCTGGCGCGAGATCCATGTCCACATGCGCATGGAGGACTACCGGCCGATGTGGTTCGCCGATCACCAGGCCATCTACGAGGCCGTGCGGGCCGGCCATGCCCGCAAGGCGAGCGCCGCCATGACGCGGCATCTCGACAATATCAGGGAAGCGCTGATGGCAGCCTCCCATGCCCGCGCCATGGCCCAGCCCGCGGGCTGA
- the dppA_2 gene encoding Periplasmic dipeptide transport protein precursor, with protein MHRRDLFRSALGAGAAAALAGRLAGPAIAQGAAARTLRFVPQADAAILDPIITTGLVNRNHGFLVFDTLYGVNERLETEPQMVAGHSVENDGRLWTMTLREGLKFHDNEPVRGRDVVASLRRWASRDAFGNSLFTVVDEISAPDDRTIRWRLKSPFPMLPESLGKVGAIIAFIMPERLAVTDGNLPVKELVGSGPFRFQADQHVPGSRIVYTRFDGYVPRPEGTTSLLAGPKRVHFDRVEWQIMPDAATAAAALQRGEIDWWDQPIMDLLPPLKRNAALTVDLLDPIGNVGVLRFNHTLPPFDNPAIRRAVLSAVSQREFMSAIAGDDKSLWREGVGFFPPGAAMANDEGMAALTGPRDLAAAAKAIRDAGYKGEKVLLMAPGDFPVIGAMSEVTADLFRKLGLAVDYVVMDWGSMLRRMGNRETPDRGGYNAFCTYSAGVTQLNPSAHNFLRGSGDKATFGWSTSPKLEALRDAWFLAPDVAAQQKIGRDMQRQAFIDVPYVPLGVFLQPTAYRKDLTGILKGLPLFWNVRRA; from the coding sequence ATGCACCGTCGAGACCTCTTCCGTTCGGCCCTCGGCGCCGGCGCCGCGGCGGCCCTGGCAGGCCGCCTCGCCGGGCCCGCCATCGCCCAGGGCGCGGCGGCGCGCACGCTGCGCTTCGTGCCGCAGGCGGACGCGGCGATCCTCGATCCGATCATCACCACGGGGCTCGTCAACCGCAATCACGGCTTCCTGGTGTTCGACACGCTCTACGGCGTCAACGAACGGCTGGAGACCGAACCGCAGATGGTGGCCGGACACAGCGTCGAGAACGACGGCCGGCTCTGGACGATGACGCTCCGCGAGGGCCTGAAGTTCCACGACAACGAACCGGTCCGCGGCCGCGACGTGGTGGCGAGCCTCAGGCGCTGGGCTTCGCGCGATGCCTTCGGCAACTCGCTGTTCACCGTGGTCGACGAGATCAGCGCACCCGACGACCGCACCATCCGCTGGCGCCTGAAAAGCCCGTTCCCGATGCTGCCGGAATCGCTCGGCAAGGTCGGTGCGATCATCGCCTTCATCATGCCGGAGCGCCTTGCCGTCACCGACGGCAACCTGCCGGTGAAGGAGCTCGTCGGCAGTGGCCCGTTCCGCTTCCAGGCCGACCAGCACGTGCCCGGCTCGCGCATCGTCTATACCCGTTTCGACGGCTACGTGCCGCGCCCAGAGGGCACGACCAGCCTGCTCGCCGGGCCGAAGCGGGTGCATTTCGATCGGGTCGAATGGCAGATCATGCCCGATGCGGCGACAGCGGCGGCAGCGCTCCAGCGCGGCGAGATCGACTGGTGGGACCAGCCGATCATGGACCTCCTGCCGCCGTTGAAACGCAACGCCGCGCTGACCGTCGACCTGCTCGACCCGATCGGCAATGTCGGCGTGCTGCGCTTCAACCATACGCTGCCGCCCTTCGACAATCCGGCGATCCGCCGGGCCGTGCTGTCGGCGGTCAGCCAGCGCGAGTTCATGTCGGCGATCGCCGGCGACGACAAAAGCCTCTGGCGCGAGGGCGTCGGCTTCTTCCCGCCGGGCGCCGCCATGGCCAATGACGAGGGCATGGCGGCGCTGACCGGCCCGCGCGACCTCGCCGCGGCGGCGAAGGCGATCCGCGATGCCGGCTACAAGGGCGAGAAGGTGCTGCTGATGGCGCCCGGCGACTTCCCGGTCATCGGCGCGATGAGCGAGGTGACGGCCGACCTGTTCCGCAAGCTCGGCCTCGCCGTCGACTATGTCGTGATGGACTGGGGCTCGATGCTGCGCCGCATGGGCAACCGCGAGACGCCAGACCGCGGCGGCTACAACGCCTTCTGCACCTATTCCGCCGGCGTCACCCAGCTCAACCCATCGGCGCACAATTTCCTGCGCGGCTCGGGCGACAAGGCGACCTTCGGCTGGTCGACCAGCCCGAAGCTCGAGGCGCTGCGCGACGCCTGGTTCCTGGCGCCCGATGTCGCGGCCCAGCAGAAGATCGGCCGCGACATGCAGCGCCAGGCCTTCATCGACGTGCCCTACGTGCCGCTCGGCGTATTCCTGCAGCCGACCGCCTACCGCAAGGACCTGACCGGCATCCTCAAGGGCCTGCCGCTGTTCTGGAACGTCCGCCGCGCCTGA
- the dctA_1 gene encoding C4-dicarboxylate transport protein — MAHAIEAQAAAAPKKLHQHLYVQVLAAITVGILLGHFYPGLGVQMKPFGDAFIKLVKMIIAPVIFLTVVTGIAGMRDLEKVGRVAGKAMLYFLTFSTLALIVGLVVANVIQPGSGLNIDPATLDPKAVAGYTAKAHEQSLVAFLMNIIPASPISAFASGDVLQVLFFSVLFGIALGAVGDRGEPVLHVLQSLSQAMFKLVAILMKAAPIGAFGAMAFTIGQYGVGSIASLLLLIVTFYLTSFLFVFVILGLVARYNGFSIVALIRYIKEELLLVLGTSSSEAALPSLMEKMERAGCRKSVVGLVIPTGYSFNLDGTNIYMTMAALFIAQATGIQLSLWDQILLLLVAMLSSKGAAGITGAGFITLAATLSVVPAVPVAGMALILGIDRFMSECRALTNFVGNAVATIVVARWEGELDEERLADALAGRDASEAAEDEAVLAA, encoded by the coding sequence ATGGCTCACGCGATCGAGGCGCAGGCTGCTGCCGCGCCGAAAAAACTGCACCAGCATCTCTATGTCCAGGTTCTGGCGGCCATCACGGTCGGCATTCTGCTCGGACATTTCTATCCAGGCCTCGGCGTGCAGATGAAGCCGTTCGGCGATGCCTTCATCAAGCTGGTCAAGATGATCATCGCGCCGGTCATCTTCCTGACCGTCGTGACCGGCATCGCCGGCATGCGCGATCTGGAAAAGGTCGGCCGGGTCGCCGGCAAGGCGATGCTCTATTTCCTGACTTTCTCGACGCTCGCCCTGATCGTCGGCCTCGTCGTCGCCAACGTCATCCAGCCGGGCTCGGGTCTCAATATCGACCCGGCGACGCTCGATCCGAAAGCGGTCGCCGGCTATACCGCCAAGGCGCACGAGCAGAGCCTCGTCGCCTTCCTGATGAACATCATCCCGGCCTCGCCGATCAGCGCCTTCGCCTCCGGCGACGTTCTGCAGGTCCTGTTCTTCTCGGTGCTGTTCGGCATCGCCCTCGGTGCGGTCGGCGACCGTGGCGAGCCGGTGCTGCACGTGCTGCAGTCGCTGTCGCAGGCCATGTTCAAGCTGGTGGCGATCCTGATGAAGGCCGCGCCGATCGGCGCCTTCGGCGCCATGGCCTTCACCATCGGCCAGTACGGCGTCGGCTCGATCGCCAGCCTGCTCCTGCTGATCGTCACCTTCTACCTGACCTCGTTCCTGTTCGTCTTCGTCATTCTCGGCCTGGTCGCCCGCTACAACGGCTTCTCGATCGTCGCGCTGATCCGCTACATCAAGGAGGAACTGCTGCTGGTGCTCGGCACGAGCTCGTCGGAGGCGGCGCTGCCGAGCCTGATGGAGAAGATGGAGCGGGCCGGCTGCCGCAAGTCGGTGGTGGGCCTGGTCATTCCGACCGGCTATTCGTTCAATCTCGACGGCACCAACATCTACATGACCATGGCGGCGCTGTTCATCGCCCAGGCGACCGGCATCCAGCTCAGCCTCTGGGACCAGATCCTGCTCCTGCTGGTGGCCATGCTCAGTTCCAAGGGGGCGGCCGGCATCACAGGTGCCGGCTTCATCACCCTCGCCGCGACGCTGTCGGTCGTGCCGGCCGTGCCGGTGGCCGGCATGGCGCTGATCCTCGGCATCGACCGGTTCATGTCGGAGTGCCGGGCGCTAACCAACTTCGTCGGCAATGCGGTCGCCACCATCGTGGTGGCGCGCTGGGAAGGCGAGCTCGACGAGGAGCGTCTCGCCGACGCCCTGGCCGGCCGCGACGCCTCCGAGGCCGCGGAGGACGAGGCCGTGCTCGCCGCCTGA
- the tpa_1 gene encoding Taurine--pyruvate aminotransferase, protein MAKLKPNSAEARDVLFHLHSQTNPDLHAEIGPLIMARGEGIHVFDAGGKRYVEAMAGLWCASLGFSHARLKAAAAAAYDRFGYYHSFNHKTPDIAIDLAEQLVALSPIPEAQAYFATSGSEATETMVKLAWVYHAARGEPGRRKIIARDRGFHGSTIVAASMCGLPRMHREFGLPLPGFLHTHCPDPYRGLRPGETEADFVARLAGDLEAMILAEGPQTIAAFIAEPINAGGGIVVPPNGYFPAIEAVLRRHGILVLADEVVCGFGRTGNWFGCQTVGMTPDMAALAKGLSSSYFPISAVLLGRPVREALAAMNSAGEIFGHGFTNSAHPVGAAIALETLAVYRDMDVVAHVRAMGARLKAGLQAIAAGSAIVGDVRGAGLMIGLELVADPARRTAFAPGLKIGARFDATALENGLIIRAMGDTIGFCPPLIIDEAGVDAILDLTARTLATVEATCAGRAGQAAE, encoded by the coding sequence ATGGCGAAGCTGAAGCCGAATTCCGCGGAAGCACGCGACGTGCTGTTCCATCTGCACTCGCAGACCAATCCCGACCTGCATGCCGAGATCGGGCCGCTGATCATGGCGCGCGGCGAAGGCATCCATGTCTTCGACGCCGGCGGCAAACGCTACGTGGAAGCCATGGCCGGGCTCTGGTGCGCCTCGCTCGGCTTCTCCCATGCCCGTCTCAAGGCGGCGGCCGCGGCGGCCTATGACCGGTTCGGCTACTATCACAGCTTCAACCACAAGACGCCCGACATCGCGATCGACCTTGCCGAGCAGCTCGTGGCGCTCTCGCCGATCCCGGAAGCGCAGGCCTATTTCGCGACCTCGGGCTCGGAAGCCACAGAAACCATGGTCAAGCTCGCCTGGGTCTATCACGCCGCGCGCGGCGAGCCGGGCCGGCGCAAGATCATCGCCCGCGACCGCGGCTTCCACGGCTCGACCATCGTCGCCGCTTCCATGTGCGGCCTGCCGCGCATGCATCGCGAATTCGGCCTGCCGCTGCCGGGCTTCCTGCACACCCATTGCCCGGATCCCTATCGCGGCCTGCGCCCCGGCGAGACCGAGGCGGATTTCGTGGCGCGGCTCGCCGGCGATCTCGAAGCCATGATCCTGGCCGAGGGCCCGCAGACCATCGCCGCCTTCATCGCCGAGCCGATCAATGCCGGCGGCGGCATCGTCGTGCCGCCGAACGGCTATTTCCCCGCCATCGAGGCCGTGCTGCGCCGGCACGGCATTCTGGTGCTGGCCGACGAGGTGGTCTGCGGTTTCGGCCGCACCGGCAACTGGTTCGGCTGCCAGACCGTCGGCATGACCCCCGACATGGCGGCGCTCGCCAAGGGCCTGTCCTCGTCCTATTTCCCGATCTCGGCGGTGCTGCTCGGCCGACCGGTGCGCGAGGCCCTCGCCGCGATGAACAGCGCCGGCGAGATCTTCGGCCACGGCTTCACCAATTCGGCCCATCCGGTGGGCGCCGCCATCGCCCTGGAGACGCTCGCCGTCTATCGCGACATGGATGTCGTGGCCCATGTGCGGGCCATGGGGGCGCGGCTGAAGGCGGGCCTTCAGGCCATCGCCGCCGGCTCGGCGATCGTCGGCGACGTCAGGGGCGCGGGACTGATGATCGGCCTCGAGCTGGTGGCCGATCCGGCGCGCCGGACCGCCTTCGCTCCGGGGTTGAAGATCGGCGCGCGCTTCGATGCGACGGCCCTGGAGAACGGCCTGATCATCCGCGCCATGGGCGACACGATCGGCTTCTGCCCGCCGCTGATCATCGACGAGGCCGGGGTCGACGCAATCCTCGACCTCACGGCGCGCACGCTCGCGACCGTCGAGGCGACATGCGCCGGCCGGGCCGGCCAGGCCGCGGAGTAG
- the nodD2 gene encoding Nodulation protein D 2 yields MIIIDRMNLAAVDLNLLVAFEALMLERHVTRAGRRIGLAQPSMSSALTRLRLLFDDPLFVRSGGGMQPTPRALALAQPVGAALGEVRRALAADAPFEPATTRHRFTIAVTDYGDLVVVPALVGLIRRTAPGVDLAVRPITDARDSLQKLERGELDALIGGHLPVSPQTIRRQLFTERFACIRAAGARGRLDEQRYLASPHALFSSVGGDGTPGAVDAMLAERGLKRRVAVTLPHVVAVPFAVAGTDLVATGRREQGMGRGEIALFVEPATTRHRFTIAVTDYGDLVVVPALVGLIRRTAPGVDLAVGGRRLTRPPVSPRAGPWRGHGRLPSALP; encoded by the coding sequence ATGATCATAATTGACCGCATGAATTTGGCCGCCGTCGACCTCAATCTGCTCGTCGCCTTCGAGGCGCTGATGCTCGAACGCCACGTGACGCGCGCCGGCCGGCGCATCGGACTCGCGCAGCCCTCGATGAGCAGCGCGCTGACGCGCCTCAGGCTGCTGTTCGACGATCCGCTCTTCGTGCGCAGCGGCGGTGGCATGCAGCCGACGCCGCGCGCCCTGGCGCTGGCGCAGCCGGTGGGCGCGGCGCTCGGCGAAGTTCGCCGCGCTCTGGCCGCCGATGCGCCGTTCGAGCCGGCCACGACCCGCCATCGCTTCACCATCGCGGTGACCGACTATGGCGATCTCGTCGTGGTGCCGGCGCTGGTCGGCCTCATCCGCCGGACCGCGCCCGGCGTCGATCTCGCGGTCAGGCCGATCACCGATGCGCGCGACAGCCTGCAAAAACTCGAGCGCGGCGAGCTCGACGCGCTCATCGGCGGTCACCTGCCGGTCTCGCCGCAGACCATCCGCCGTCAGCTGTTCACCGAACGCTTTGCCTGCATCCGCGCAGCGGGCGCGCGCGGCCGGCTCGACGAACAGCGCTATCTCGCCTCGCCCCATGCCCTGTTCTCGTCGGTCGGTGGCGACGGCACCCCCGGCGCGGTCGATGCCATGCTGGCCGAGCGCGGCCTGAAGCGGCGCGTCGCCGTCACCTTGCCGCATGTCGTCGCCGTGCCCTTCGCGGTCGCCGGCACCGATCTCGTCGCCACCGGCCGACGAGAACAGGGCATGGGGCGAGGCGAGATAGCGCTGTTCGTCGAGCCGGCCACGACCCGCCATCGCTTCACCATCGCGGTGACCGACTATGGCGATCTCGTCGTGGTGCCGGCGCTGGTCGGCCTCATCCGCCGGACCGCGCCCGGCGTCGATCTCGCGGTCGGCGGCCGTCGCCTGACCCGGCCGCCTGTCAGCCCGCGGGCTGGGCCATGGCGCGGGCATGGGAGGCTGCCATCAGCGCTTCCCTGA
- the panE_2 gene encoding 2-dehydropantoate 2-reductase, producing the protein MRLLVVGAGATGGYFGGRLAAAGRDVTFLVRPRRAAELDAKGLAIVSPHGDFVLKPNLVTAGRITGPYDVILLSVKAYALEPALDDLARAVGPQTMIVPVLNGMRHMDIIATRFGEQVLLGGVCRIAATIDAEGRIAQLAKFHELVYGERDGQPSERTAALHAFMSGAGFDAKLSPAISREMWEKWAFLATLGGITCLMRGSVGEIAAAAGGPDFVARFFDEVVAVVRAVGIAPSPEFLVHARGQVTAPGSPLTASMFRDLQAGGPIEADQILGDLVARAHSVGLEAPLVSAAYTQLSVHQNRLGTG; encoded by the coding sequence ATGCGTCTTTTGGTGGTCGGAGCCGGTGCGACCGGCGGATATTTCGGCGGTCGCCTGGCCGCGGCGGGACGGGACGTCACCTTCCTGGTGCGGCCAAGGCGCGCAGCCGAGCTCGACGCCAAGGGGCTGGCCATCGTGTCGCCCCATGGCGATTTCGTGCTCAAGCCCAATCTGGTCACGGCGGGCCGGATCACCGGGCCCTATGATGTCATCCTCCTGTCGGTGAAGGCCTATGCGCTGGAGCCGGCTCTCGACGATCTCGCCCGGGCCGTCGGGCCGCAGACCATGATCGTGCCGGTGCTGAACGGCATGCGCCACATGGACATCATCGCGACGCGCTTCGGCGAGCAGGTCCTGCTCGGCGGCGTCTGCCGCATCGCAGCGACCATCGATGCCGAGGGCCGCATCGCCCAGCTCGCGAAGTTCCACGAGCTCGTCTACGGCGAGCGCGATGGCCAGCCGTCCGAGCGCACGGCGGCGCTGCACGCCTTCATGTCGGGCGCCGGTTTCGACGCCAAGCTGTCGCCGGCCATCAGCCGCGAGATGTGGGAGAAATGGGCCTTCCTCGCGACGCTCGGCGGCATCACCTGCCTGATGCGCGGCAGCGTCGGCGAAATCGCGGCGGCGGCCGGCGGGCCCGACTTCGTCGCCCGCTTCTTCGATGAGGTGGTGGCCGTGGTGCGTGCGGTCGGCATCGCCCCGAGCCCGGAGTTCCTCGTTCATGCCCGTGGCCAGGTGACGGCGCCCGGCTCGCCACTCACCGCCTCGATGTTCCGCGACCTGCAGGCCGGTGGCCCGATCGAGGCGGACCAGATCCTCGGCGACCTCGTCGCGCGCGCCCACTCGGTCGGCCTTGAAGCGCCGCTGGTCAGCGCCGCCTATACCCAGCTCTCGGTCCACCAGAATCGGCTTGGCACCGGGTGA